In Nostoc sp. CENA543, a single genomic region encodes these proteins:
- a CDS encoding class I SAM-dependent methyltransferase produces the protein MTIKTLGLASNLYDYLLSVSLREAEILTKLRQETAQHPMGRMQIAPEQGQFIALLVQLLGAKKTLEIGVFTGYSSLVVALALPPEGQIVACDTSEEFTAIARRYWQQAGVDHKINLHIAPALETLDNLLAAGQAETFDFAFIDADKSNYENYYERSLQLVRPGGLIAIDNVLWSGRVADPQIQDNRTKKIRAFNEKLLQDQRVNICLIPIGDGLTLALKQGK, from the coding sequence ATGACAATTAAAACCCTGGGATTAGCATCAAATCTATATGATTACCTCCTATCTGTTTCCTTACGGGAAGCCGAAATACTAACCAAATTACGCCAAGAAACAGCCCAACATCCAATGGGGAGAATGCAAATTGCACCAGAACAAGGACAATTTATCGCTTTATTAGTGCAATTATTAGGAGCAAAGAAAACCTTAGAAATAGGAGTATTTACAGGTTATAGTTCCCTAGTAGTGGCGTTAGCGTTACCACCTGAAGGGCAGATAGTAGCTTGTGATACTAGTGAAGAGTTTACAGCGATCGCCCGACGTTATTGGCAACAAGCAGGAGTAGACCATAAAATTAACCTGCACATCGCCCCAGCCCTAGAAACTTTAGATAATTTACTAGCAGCAGGTCAAGCAGAGACATTTGACTTTGCCTTTATAGATGCAGACAAAAGCAACTATGAAAACTATTATGAGCGATCGCTGCAACTAGTCCGCCCTGGGGGACTAATAGCCATTGATAATGTTCTGTGGTCAGGAAGAGTTGCAGACCCCCAAATCCAAGACAACCGCACCAAAAAAATCCGCGCCTTCAATGAAAAACTACTACAAGACCAGCGAGTTAATATCTGTCTTATCCCCATAGGCGACGGCTTGACTCTAGCCTTAAAGCAGGGGAAGTAG